One genomic window of Motacilla alba alba isolate MOTALB_02 chromosome 3, Motacilla_alba_V1.0_pri, whole genome shotgun sequence includes the following:
- the HADHB gene encoding trifunctional enzyme subunit beta, mitochondrial, translating to MSSMLCSALRNLPVSSAWAAGAFTRSLSCSSQFQAAAQPKTKKSLGKTGVKNVVVVEGVRIPFLQSGTTYADLMPHDLARAALQGLLTRTSVPRDVVDYIVYGTVIQEVKTSNVAREAALGAGFSDKTPAHTVTMACISSNQAMTTGVGMIAAGQCDVVVAGGVELMSDVPIRHSRKMRKTMLTLNRAKTLGQKLSLISKIRPDYFAPELPAVAEFSTSETMGHSADRLAAAFGVSRLEQDEYALRSHTLAKKAQDEGLLQDVVPFKVPGKDTVTKDNGIRPSSLEQMGKLKPAFVKPYGTVTAANSSFLTDGASAMLIMSEEKALAMGYKPKAYLRDFVYVSQDPKDQLLLGPTYATPKVLEKAGLSLSDIDVFEFHEAFAGQILANLKAMDSDWFAQNYMGRKSKVGAPPLDKFNTWGGSLSLGHPFGATGCRLVITAAHRLKKEGGQYGLVAACAAGGQGHAMIVELYPQ from the exons ATGAGTTCcatgctgtgctctgccctgcgGAACCTCCCTGTGtcctcagcctgggctgctggggcct tCACTCGAtcactcagctgctcctcacagttCCAAGCTGCAG CCCAGCCAAAGACTAAGAAGAGCTTGGGCAAAACTGGGGTGAAGAacgtggtggtggtggagggTGTCCGCATTCCCTTTCTGCAGTCTGGCACCAC GTATGCTGATCTGATGCCACATGACTtagccagagcagcactgca GGGCCTGCTGACCCGGACCAGTGTCCCAAGGGATGTTGTTGATTACATTGTTTATGGCACAGTTATCCAGGAGGTGAAAACCAGTAATGTTGCCAGAGAG GCTGCCTTGGGAGCGGGGTTCTCGGACAAAACTCCGGCCCACACCGTCACCATGGCCTGCATTTCCTCCAACCAGGCCATGACCACAG GTGTGGGGATGATTGCAGCTGGCCAGTGTGACGTGGTGGTGGCCGGTGGCGTGGAGCTCATGTCCGACGTCCCCATCCGCCACAGCAGGAAGATGAGGAAGACCATGCTGACCCTGAACAGAGCCAAGACCCTGGGCCAGAAGCTCTCCCTCATTTCCAAAATTCGCCCTGACTACTTTGCTCCTGag ctcccagctgtggcagagtTCTCCACCAGCGAGACCATGGGGCACTCTGCCGACCGCCTGGCCGCCGCCTTCGGCGTCTCCCGCCTGGAGCAGGACGAGTACGCGCTGCGCTCCCACACGCTGGCCAAGAAAGCCCAGGAcgaggggctgctgcaggatgtgGTGCCCTTCAAAGTGCCAG GCAAAGACACAGTTACCAAAGACAACGGGATCCGTCCATCCTCCCTGGAGCAGATGGGAAAACTGAAGCCAGCCTTTGTCAAGCCCTATGGAACAGTGACAGCAGCCAACTCCTCCTTCCTG ACTGACGGAGCGTCGGCGATGCTGATCATGTCTGAGGAGAAGGCCCTGGCCATGGGCTACAAACCAAAGGCCTACCTAAG GGATTTCGTGTACGTCTCCCAGGATCCCAAGgaccagctgctcctggg CCCCACCTATGCCACTCCCAAAGTGCTGGAGAAGGCCGGGCTCAGCCTGAGTGACATCGATGTGTTCGAGTTCCACGAGGCCTTTGCT GGCCAGATCCTGGCTAACCTGAAAGCCATGGATTCAGATTGGTTTGCACAGAACTACATGGGCAGGAAGTCAAAG gttGGAGCCCCTCCCCTGGACAAGTTCAACACCTGGGGgggctccctgtccctgggacaCCCCTTTGGGGCCACCGGCTGCCGGCTGGTCATCACTGCTGCCCACAGGCTGAAGAAGGAGGGAGGCCAGTACGGCCTGgtggctgcctgtgctgcaggagggcag GGTCACGCGATGATCGTGGAGCTCTACCCCCAGTAA
- the GAREM2 gene encoding GRB2-associated and regulator of MAPK protein 2 isoform X2: protein MEAITFSVKVVSGEFSEDSEVYNFTLNAGDELTLMGQAEILCAKTVKEKSRFNTLLRKLGKAAPAAGARQVKGKMPCLICMNHRTNESLSLPFQCKGRFSTRSPLELRLQEGEHTIRSIIEKVRLPVNVAVPSRPARNPYDLHAIREGHCYKLVSIISKTVVLCCILRREELVPFHFLLLTDMPRFQLPEGLLAGDPQLEKLLRDSAAYCHDRFNPDEYSRAVREAKPDFLEECASPRRLRLCLPACAREELSQPLQRLSLCACGSGGPREPPARCQGPRGLGGGAPRPPLPDFPDPEREYMTPDWAEPEFRTQEPLEIPYEELWSNPSPEGCCELGSGGGRPDLVSFGAVTPLGSPHRPGDEPRGDTPPPVPPKSEAVKEECRLLNAPPVPPRGSRPPAPCSPPAPLRCPKLAPAPSPSPSLSYYSSGLHDGSAPRSGSASPSPDAYSLYCYPCTWADCKAAEPPGRPLPPPAQPAPSSWSDPWAFPEPGAGAGSGCSTPLLGTEPPLKPFRSCPRLKPPHPQKRFAPFGALNPFAGPAEWPESPEWSKAPSAPAAPSSSSSPEPFAPAEEPAAPPRPPKGLDGDGIVIRGAAPLSPAVLRGAEGVTRLYLAQGVIEVPPAARGDGAAPPAAPRPSGDSPAWLPPADLSALSLEEVSKCLRFIGLSEDVVSFFARERIDGSIFVQLSEEILADDFRLTKLQVKKIMQFIKGWRPKI, encoded by the exons ATGGAGGCCATCACCTTCAGCGTGAAg GTGGTGTCGGGGGAGTTCAGCGAGGACAGCGAGGTTTACAACTTCACGCTGAACGCGGGGGACGAGCTGACGCTGATGGGGCAAGCGGAGATCCTGTGCGCCAAGACGGTGAAGGAGAAGTCGCGTTTCAACACCCTCCTGCGCAAGCTGGGCAAGGCGGcgccggcggcgggggcgcggcaGGTGAAGGGCAAGATGCCGTGTCTGATCTGCATGAACCACCGCACCAACGAGAGCCTGAGCCTGCCCTTCCAGTGCAAGGGCCGCTTCAGCACTCGCAGCCCGCTGGAGCTGCGGCTGCAGGAGGGCGAGCACACCATCCGCAGCATCATCGAGAAGGTTCGGCTGCCCGTCAACGTGGCCGTGCCCAGCCGGCCCGCCCGCAACCCCTACGACCTGCACGCCATCCGCGAGGGCCACTGCTACAAGCTGGTCAGCATCATCTCCAAGACGgtggtgctgtgctgcatcctGCGCCGCGAGGAGCTGGTGCCTTTCCACTTCCTGCTGCTCACCGACATGCCCCGCTTCCAGCTGCCCGAGGGGCTGCTGGCCGGGGACCCgcagctggagaagctgctgcgGGACAGCGCCGCGTATTGCCACGACCGCTTCAACCCCGACGAGTACTCGCGGGCCGTGCGAGAGGCCAAGCCGGACTTCCTGGAGGAATGTGCGAGCCCTCGGCGCCTGCGGCTCTGCCTGCCCGCCTGCGCCCGCGAGGAGCtcagccagcccctgcagcgCCTCTCGCTCTGCGCCTGCGGCTCCGGGGGTCCCCGGGAGCCCCCCGCCCGCTGCCAGGGACCGCGGGGCCTCGGCGGGggcgccccgcgcccgccgctgCCCGATTTCCCCGACCCCGAGCGGGAGTACATGACGCCCGACTGGGCCGAGCCCGAGTTCAGGACTCAGGAGCCGCTGGAGATTCCCTACGAGGAGCTGTGGAGCAATCCCAGCCCGGAGGGCTGCTGCGAGctgggcagcggcggcggccggcCCGACCTCGTCTCCTTCGGGGCTGTCACCCCGCTGGGCTCCCCGCACCGCCCCGGGGACGAGCCCCGCGGGGACACCCCGCCCCCCGTGCCACCCAAATCGGAGGCG GTGAAGGAGGAGTGCCGGCTGCTGAACGCGCCCCCGGTGCCGCCCCGGGGCagccgccccccggccccctgcagccccccggccccccTGCGCTGCCCGAAGCTGGCACCGGCTCCCtcgcccagccccagcctctcctACTACTCCTCGGGGCTCCACGACGG GTCGGCCCCGCGGAGCGGCAGCGCCTCGCCCTCTCCCGACGCCTACTCGCTGTACTGCTACCCCTGCACCTGGGCCGACTGCAAGGCCGCCGAGCCCCCCGGGCGGCCGCTGCCTCCCCCGGCCCAGCCCGCGCCCAGCTCCTGGTCCGACCCCTGGGCGTTCCCCGAGCCGGGAGCCGGGGCGGGCAGCGGCTGCTCCACGCCGCTGCTGGGGACCGAGCCCCCCCTGAAGCCCTTCCGCAGCTGCCCCCGCCTCAAGCCCCCGCACCCCCAAAAGCGCTTTGCCCCCTTCGGGGCGCTCAACCCCTTCGCCGGCCCGGCAGAGTGGCCGGAGAGTCCCGAGTGGTCCAAAGCGCCTTCGGCCCCGGccgctccctcctcctcctcctcgccggAGCCCTTCGCCCCCGCCGAGGAGCCGGCGGCCCCTCCTCGCCCTCCCAAGGGCTTGGACGGGGACGGCATCGTCATCCGGGGGGcggccccgctgtcccccgcCGTCCTGCGCGGGGCCGAGGGTGTCACCCGCCTGTACCTGGCCCAGGGGGTCATCGAGGTGCcgccggcggcgcggggcgaTGGGGCAGCCCCTccggccgccccccggcccAGCGGGGACAGCCCGGCCTGGCTGCCCCCCGCCGACCTGTCGGCGCTGTCGCTGGAGGAGGTGTCCAAGTGCCTGCGCTTCATCGGCCTCTCCGAGGACGTCGTGAGCTTCTTCGCCCGCGAGAGAATCGACGGCAGCATCTTCGTGCAGCTCAGCGAGGAGATCCTGGCCGACGATTTCCGCCTCACCAAGCTCCAGGTGAAGAAGATCATGCAGTTCATCAAGGGCTGGCGCCCCAAGATCTAG
- the GAREM2 gene encoding GRB2-associated and regulator of MAPK protein 2 isoform X1 produces the protein MEKLAAGLARLRWSPAALPLDAIVSQCRLPTLVCLGQGERVEGVTAQDVLLVHSCRQWTTVTAHSLEEGHYVIGPKIDIPLQYPGKFKLLDQDRDLREPVQYFNSVEEVASIFPDRIFVMEAITFSVKVVSGEFSEDSEVYNFTLNAGDELTLMGQAEILCAKTVKEKSRFNTLLRKLGKAAPAAGARQVKGKMPCLICMNHRTNESLSLPFQCKGRFSTRSPLELRLQEGEHTIRSIIEKVRLPVNVAVPSRPARNPYDLHAIREGHCYKLVSIISKTVVLCCILRREELVPFHFLLLTDMPRFQLPEGLLAGDPQLEKLLRDSAAYCHDRFNPDEYSRAVREAKPDFLEECASPRRLRLCLPACAREELSQPLQRLSLCACGSGGPREPPARCQGPRGLGGGAPRPPLPDFPDPEREYMTPDWAEPEFRTQEPLEIPYEELWSNPSPEGCCELGSGGGRPDLVSFGAVTPLGSPHRPGDEPRGDTPPPVPPKSEAVKEECRLLNAPPVPPRGSRPPAPCSPPAPLRCPKLAPAPSPSPSLSYYSSGLHDGSAPRSGSASPSPDAYSLYCYPCTWADCKAAEPPGRPLPPPAQPAPSSWSDPWAFPEPGAGAGSGCSTPLLGTEPPLKPFRSCPRLKPPHPQKRFAPFGALNPFAGPAEWPESPEWSKAPSAPAAPSSSSSPEPFAPAEEPAAPPRPPKGLDGDGIVIRGAAPLSPAVLRGAEGVTRLYLAQGVIEVPPAARGDGAAPPAAPRPSGDSPAWLPPADLSALSLEEVSKCLRFIGLSEDVVSFFARERIDGSIFVQLSEEILADDFRLTKLQVKKIMQFIKGWRPKI, from the exons gtgAGCGCGTGGAGGGGGTGACAGCCCAGGACGTGCTTCTGGTCCACTCGTGCCGGCAGTGGACGACGGTGACAGCCCACAGCCTGGAGGAGGGACACTACGTCATCGGGCCCAAAATCGACATCCCGCTCCAGTACCCAG GGAAGTTCAAGCTGCTGGACCAGGACCGGGACCTCCGTGAGCCCGTGCAGTACTTCAACAGCGTGGAGGAGGTGGCCAGCATCTTCCCAGACCGCATCTTCGTCATGGAGGCCATCACCTTCAGCGTGAAg GTGGTGTCGGGGGAGTTCAGCGAGGACAGCGAGGTTTACAACTTCACGCTGAACGCGGGGGACGAGCTGACGCTGATGGGGCAAGCGGAGATCCTGTGCGCCAAGACGGTGAAGGAGAAGTCGCGTTTCAACACCCTCCTGCGCAAGCTGGGCAAGGCGGcgccggcggcgggggcgcggcaGGTGAAGGGCAAGATGCCGTGTCTGATCTGCATGAACCACCGCACCAACGAGAGCCTGAGCCTGCCCTTCCAGTGCAAGGGCCGCTTCAGCACTCGCAGCCCGCTGGAGCTGCGGCTGCAGGAGGGCGAGCACACCATCCGCAGCATCATCGAGAAGGTTCGGCTGCCCGTCAACGTGGCCGTGCCCAGCCGGCCCGCCCGCAACCCCTACGACCTGCACGCCATCCGCGAGGGCCACTGCTACAAGCTGGTCAGCATCATCTCCAAGACGgtggtgctgtgctgcatcctGCGCCGCGAGGAGCTGGTGCCTTTCCACTTCCTGCTGCTCACCGACATGCCCCGCTTCCAGCTGCCCGAGGGGCTGCTGGCCGGGGACCCgcagctggagaagctgctgcgGGACAGCGCCGCGTATTGCCACGACCGCTTCAACCCCGACGAGTACTCGCGGGCCGTGCGAGAGGCCAAGCCGGACTTCCTGGAGGAATGTGCGAGCCCTCGGCGCCTGCGGCTCTGCCTGCCCGCCTGCGCCCGCGAGGAGCtcagccagcccctgcagcgCCTCTCGCTCTGCGCCTGCGGCTCCGGGGGTCCCCGGGAGCCCCCCGCCCGCTGCCAGGGACCGCGGGGCCTCGGCGGGggcgccccgcgcccgccgctgCCCGATTTCCCCGACCCCGAGCGGGAGTACATGACGCCCGACTGGGCCGAGCCCGAGTTCAGGACTCAGGAGCCGCTGGAGATTCCCTACGAGGAGCTGTGGAGCAATCCCAGCCCGGAGGGCTGCTGCGAGctgggcagcggcggcggccggcCCGACCTCGTCTCCTTCGGGGCTGTCACCCCGCTGGGCTCCCCGCACCGCCCCGGGGACGAGCCCCGCGGGGACACCCCGCCCCCCGTGCCACCCAAATCGGAGGCG GTGAAGGAGGAGTGCCGGCTGCTGAACGCGCCCCCGGTGCCGCCCCGGGGCagccgccccccggccccctgcagccccccggccccccTGCGCTGCCCGAAGCTGGCACCGGCTCCCtcgcccagccccagcctctcctACTACTCCTCGGGGCTCCACGACGG GTCGGCCCCGCGGAGCGGCAGCGCCTCGCCCTCTCCCGACGCCTACTCGCTGTACTGCTACCCCTGCACCTGGGCCGACTGCAAGGCCGCCGAGCCCCCCGGGCGGCCGCTGCCTCCCCCGGCCCAGCCCGCGCCCAGCTCCTGGTCCGACCCCTGGGCGTTCCCCGAGCCGGGAGCCGGGGCGGGCAGCGGCTGCTCCACGCCGCTGCTGGGGACCGAGCCCCCCCTGAAGCCCTTCCGCAGCTGCCCCCGCCTCAAGCCCCCGCACCCCCAAAAGCGCTTTGCCCCCTTCGGGGCGCTCAACCCCTTCGCCGGCCCGGCAGAGTGGCCGGAGAGTCCCGAGTGGTCCAAAGCGCCTTCGGCCCCGGccgctccctcctcctcctcctcgccggAGCCCTTCGCCCCCGCCGAGGAGCCGGCGGCCCCTCCTCGCCCTCCCAAGGGCTTGGACGGGGACGGCATCGTCATCCGGGGGGcggccccgctgtcccccgcCGTCCTGCGCGGGGCCGAGGGTGTCACCCGCCTGTACCTGGCCCAGGGGGTCATCGAGGTGCcgccggcggcgcggggcgaTGGGGCAGCCCCTccggccgccccccggcccAGCGGGGACAGCCCGGCCTGGCTGCCCCCCGCCGACCTGTCGGCGCTGTCGCTGGAGGAGGTGTCCAAGTGCCTGCGCTTCATCGGCCTCTCCGAGGACGTCGTGAGCTTCTTCGCCCGCGAGAGAATCGACGGCAGCATCTTCGTGCAGCTCAGCGAGGAGATCCTGGCCGACGATTTCCGCCTCACCAAGCTCCAGGTGAAGAAGATCATGCAGTTCATCAAGGGCTGGCGCCCCAAGATCTAG
- the HADHA gene encoding trifunctional enzyme subunit alpha, mitochondrial — translation MAAAVRAIGSLGRLPAAARAGPTRHTPPRGYACRNISTSGALQNRTHVSCDIKGDVAVVRFNTPNSKVLKIPIQGALIPTALRQQGPALPGVPVVPKLYLYPHRKELLGMCCVLGKTEKGIGECSCHKEIQRMFRAFPLHSACLADSSGSQNPSEPSSSVCQVIGMHYFSPVDKMQLLEIITTDKTSQDTAASAVAVGLKQGKVVIVVKDGPGFYTTRCLGPMLSEVVRVLQEGVDPKKVDAISTAFGFPVGAATLIDEVGVDVATHVAEDLGKAFGQRFGGGSIDLFKLMVQKGFLGRKAGKGFYVYQEGVKNRSVNSGMDEILEKFRVPANPDVCSDEDIQMRLVTRFVNEAAMCLQEGILSNPVEGDIGAVFGLGFPPCLGGPFRFADSYGARQLVDKLRKYEAVYGSQFTPCQLLLDHANSPSKKFHQ, via the exons ATGGCGGCGGCGGTGCGAGCCATCGGCAGCCTCGGCCGCCTCCCGGCCGCCGCCAGGGCCGGCCCGACGCGGCACACCCCGCCCCGCG GCTATGCCTGCCGTAACATCTCCACCTCCGGTGCCCTCCAGA ACAGAACCCACGTCAGCTGTGATATCAAAGGGGATGTTGCTGTCGTGCGCTTCAACACACCAAATTCCAAGGTATTGAAAATTCCCATTCAGG GAGCACTGATTCCTACAGCCCTGAGGCAGCAGGggcctgccctgccaggggtACCTGTGGTGCCT AAATTGTACCTTTATCCTCACAGGAAGGAGCTCCTGGGCATGTGCTGTGTCCTTGGGAAAACTGAGAAGGGAATTGGAGAGTGCTCCTGTCATAAAGAGATACAGAGAATGTTCAGGGCCTTCCCTCTGCACTCAGCTTGCCTAGCTGATTCCTCTGGGAGCCAGAATCCCTCTGAACCCAGCTCTTCTGTCTGCCAGGTGATTGGGATGCACTACTTCTCCCCCGTTGACAAGATGCAGCTGCTGGAAATCATCACCACAGACAAAAcctcccaggacacagctgcttctgctgttgctgttggCCTCAAACAGGGCAAAGTAGTCATCGTGGTGAAG GATGGGCCTGGATTCTACACCACCAGGTGCCTGGGGCCAATGCTGTCCGAGGTGGTCCGAGTTCTCCAG GAGGGCGTTGACCCGAAGAAAGTGGATGCCATCTCCACAGCCTTCGGCTTCCCGGTGGGAGCGGCCACGCTGATTGACGAGGTGGGCGTGGACGTGGCCACACACGTGGCCGAAGACCTGGGCAAGGCCTTTGGCCAGCGCTTCGGAGGGGGCAGCATCGACCTCTTCAAGCTCATGGTGCAGAAAGGCTTCTTAG GTCgcaaggcagggaaaggctttTACGTGTACCAGGAGGGAGTGAAGAACAGGAGTGTGAATTCTGGCATGGATGAGATCTTGGAAAAGTTCAGGGTGCCAGCGAATCCTGACGT ctgctccgACGAGGACATCCAGATGCGCCTGGTGACACGTTTTGTCAACGAGGCAGCCATGTGCCTGCAGGAGGGCATCCTCAGCAACCCCGTGGAGGGGGACATCGGGGCTGTGTTCGGCCTGGGCTTCCCACCCTGCCTGGGAG gtCCCTTCAGGTTCGCGGACTCCTACGGCGCGCGGCAGCTCGTGGACAAACTGCGCAAGTACGAGGCCGTGTACGGCAGCCAGTTCACACcgtgccagctcctgctggaccACGCCAACAGCCCCAGCAAGAAATTCCACCAGTGA